Within bacterium, the genomic segment CATCGCACTTTTCTCCTTTATTGAAAAGTGTCAATCTACAGCCGGACGGGACACGGGACACACACTGCTTACTGCCTACTGCCCACTGTATCTCTACGCCGTTTTACGGCGGGGTGCCTTCCCGGTACCGCCCAAATTCGGGTATTTGATCTTGGGGGCGTGCCGATGGAATTCCTGGATACTGCAGACTTCCATGCGCTTGGCGTCACGCATGGCCTCAATCCCCGCCAGAGCCGCCCTGAACCCGTGAATCGTGGTCGTGATGGGAATCCCGCGGATGACTGCGTGGGAGCGCATCTTGACCTCATCGATCCGGGCTACCGGCCCGCTCGTCGGGGTATTGACAATCCAGCTCACCTGCTTTTCCTCAATCAGGTCAACCACGTTCGGGCGCCCATCGGCGATCCGGAACAGTGCCAGACTTTTAATATCATTCTGACGCAAGAGGGTGCTCGTGCCGGCGGTGGCATAAATGGTGAAGCCGAGGTCCACCAGCCGTCTGGCCAGAGGTAACAGGGCTTCCTTATCCTCATCCCGGATGCTCAGGAACACATTCCCCTGGGCCGGCATCGGATTCCCTGCGGCCAACTGGCTCTTCAGGAACGCCATCCCGCCGGTGGAGTCAATCCCCATCACCTCACCAGTGGACTTCATCTCGGGGGTCAAAATCACATCCACCCCTGGAAAGCGGGCGAACGGGAAAACGGCTTCCTTGACCGAGAAATGCCGGGGAATGATCTCCTTGGTAAATCCCATGTCCTTCAGCTTGAACCCGGCCATGGCGAGGGAGGCCACCTTGGCGAGGGCCACCCCGATGGCCTTGCTGACGAAGGGAACCGTCCGGGACGCACGCGGATTGACTTCCAGCACATAGACATGCCCATCCTTGATGGCGTACTGGACATTCATCAGGCCGCAGACCTTGAGTTCTTTCGCCATCAGGAGCGTACAGCGCCGGATTTCATCCTTCACCGCGTCCGTCAGGGTGGGAGCGGGAATGGTGCAGGCACTGTCCCCGGAATGAATCCCGGCAAGTTCCACATGCTCCATGATGGCACCGATCACGGACGTGTCGCCATCGGAGAGGCAATCCACATCCACCTCGACCGCATTCTCAAGATAGCGGTCGACCAGCACCGGACGCGTGGCGGACACTTCGGCCGCTTCGGCCATATATTTCCGCAGCATCTCGACGTTATAGACAATCACCATGGCTCGGCCACCAAGTACAAAGGAAGGCCGCATCAATACAGGGAAACCGATCCGTTCGGCAATGACCTCGGCCTGTTCCACCGTCGTCGCCATACCATTCTCAGGCTGTTTGAGCTTCAGTTTCCGGAGCATCGCGGCAAAGAGGTCACGGTCTTCGGCCACCTCAATGCTGGACGGCTTGGTCCCGATGATATTGACCCCATTGGCCTCAAGATCCTTGGCCAGGTTCAGCGGGGTCTGTCCCCCGAACTGGACAATGGCGCCCCAGCAGTTCTCCCGTTCATAAATGTTCAGGACATCTTCCAGCGTGAGTGGCTCGAAATAGAGGCGGTCACTGGTGTCGTAGTCCGTTGACACCGTCTCGGGATTGCTGTTGACCATGATGGTCTCGAAGCCGGCCTCATGCAGCGCGAAGGCGGCATGCACGCAGCAGTAATCGAATTCAATCCCCTGCCCGATCCGGTTCGGTCCCCCGCCCAGGATCATGACTTTCTTCTTGTCCGACGGCCGGCTCTCATCCACCTCGCCATACGTTGAATAGAAATAGGGGGTAAACGCGGTAAATTCGGCCGCGCAGGTATCCACCAGACTGTATACCGGCAGGAGCTTCTGCGCCTTGCGGGCGATGCGCACGTCTCCCTCTTTGCACCCCAACAGGAAGGCAATCTGCCGATCCGAATAGCCCATCTCCTTGATCTGACGGAAGAGCGCGGGATCCTTCTGCAACCCGGCCAAGGTTTTGGCGGATTTGATCTCGCCCTCATACGCCACCAATTCCTCAAGATGGCGCAGGAACCAGGGGTCAATCCCGGTCAGCTTTTGAATCTTCTCCACCGTCCAGCCCCGCGTGAAGGCGGCATGCACCACGAAAATCCGCATGGCGTTCGGGCGGATCAGTTCGGCGGACATCACCTCATCTGTCATGGCTTCAAAGGCGGCGCCCTTGCCGTCCGCCCCGAACCCGGCCCGCCCGATTTCCAGGGAGCGGCAGGCTTTCTGGAAGGACTGCTTGAAGGTCTTGCCGATGCTCATGGCCTCACCCACGGACTTCATCTGGGTGCCCAGCGTGCTGTTCACGCCGGGGAATTTCTCGAAGGCGAAGCGCGGCATCTTGGTGACCACATAATCAATGGACGGCTCAAAACAGGCAGGGGTCTCCCGCGTAATATCATTCCGCAATTCATCCAGCGTATAGCCCACCGCCAGTTTGGCCGCAATTTTGGCGATCGGAAACCCAGTGGCCTTGGAGGCCAGTGCGCTGGATCGCGACACGCGGGGATTCATCTCGATGATGATCATGCGGCCATTGGCCGGGTTCAGGGCCCATTGCACATTGGAGCCACCGGTGTCGACCCCGATTTCGCGCATCACGGCAATCGACCCGTCGCGCATGATCTGGTATTCCCGGTCCGTCAGGGTCTGGGCCGGCGCCACCGTAATGCTGTCCCCGGTGTGAACCCCCATGGGGTCCAGATTCTCGATGGAGCAGATGATGACGACGTTGTCCTTGTGGTCGCGCATCACCTCGAGCTCGAATTCCTTCCAGCCTTCGATGGATTCCTCGACCAGCACCTCGGTGGTCGGACTATAGAACAGGCCGCGGTTGACAATCTCCACAAATTCCTCGGCGTTACGGGCAATGCCGCCGCCGGTCCCGCCCATCGTAAAGCCCGGCCGGATCACGACGGGATAGCGCCCGATTTCCTTCTGGACGGCCCAGGCCTCGTCCATTGAATGCGCCGACCCGCTCTGCGGCAGGTCCAGCCCGATCTTCTGCATGGCCGCCTTGAACAAGGCGCGGTCTTCAGCTTTGCGGATCACCTCCGCCTTGGCCCCGATCATCTCCACGCCGTAGCGCTTGAGGATGCCCTGATCATGCAACTGGATTCCCAGATTCAGCGCGGTCTGCCCCCCCAGTGTGGGAAGCAGGGCGTCCGGACGCTCACGCCGGATGATCTCCTCGAGTATCGGCACCGTCAGGGGCTCAATGTAAGTCCGGTCGGCAAATTCAGGATCGGTCATGATCGTGGCGGGATTGCTGTTCACCAGCACCACTTCATAGCCCTCTTCCTTCAGGGATTTGCAGGCTTGCACACCTGAATAGTCAAACTCGCAGGCCTGTCCGATGATGATGGGACCGGAGCCGATAAGCATAATCTTCTTGATGTCGGTTCTTTTAGGCATAGGTGTTGTAACTTAATCTGAGGGTTAACGGATCGGGTTAAACTTTTTTAGATTTCCGGCATTCCGACTTCCCCCTGAGCGTCAGGGCGGCGGCCACAAAGTCACGGAATAACGGATGGGGATTCGTCGGAGTGGACTGGAATTCCGGGTGGAACTGGCAGGCCACAAACCACGGATGAGTCTTCAATTCGATAATTTCAACCAGGTCGCGCCCGGGGCACATGCCTGAAATGACAAAGCCCTGCTTCGCCATCTGGTCGATATATTTGTTATTGAACTCATAGCGATGGCGGTGTCGCTCCATGATGTCAGCCCGCCCGTACGCCTGCCAGGCCTTCGTCCCGGCCTTGACGCTGCAGGGATAGGCGCCCAACCGCATGGTTCCGCCTTTTTCCGTGACCTTCTTCTGCTCCACCATCATGTCAATCACCGGGTGCGCCGTTTCAGGATTGAACTCCGTGCTGTTGGCATTCTTCAGGCCGCACACATTCCGGGCATACTCAATGGTCGCACATTGCATTCCCAGGCAGATCCCGAAGAAGGGAATATTCTGGGTACGGGCATATTCGATCGCCTTGATCTTGCCCTCGATGCCCCGGTCGCCAAAACCGCCGGGCACCAGAATCCCCGCCACGCCCTTGAGCAGGGCTTCGGCACCGGAGGCCTCAATATCCTCCGACTCGACCATGCGCACCTCAACCTTGACGTTGCTGGCAATCCCGCCGTGGGCCAAGGATTCATAGATGCTCTTGTAGGCGTCCTTCAGACTGATGTATTTGCCCACCACGGCAATTTCAAGCACGCCATTCGCCGGCTCAATCAGCTTGGCCACCATGTCGCGCCAGTCATCCAGGTTCAGCCGGTTGACATGCATTCCCAGCAGTTCGAGGATATACACATCCACATCCTGGCGGGCGAGTTCAATAGGCACCTCATAAATCGAGTGTTCGACATCCTTTTCCTCGATCACCTTATTGAGATCGACATCACAGAACAGGGCGAGCTTGGCCTTGTGTTCGTCGTTCATGGGGTGCTCGCAGCGGCAGATCAGAATGTCCGGAATGATCCCGATCGTGCGCAGGATCCCGACCGACTGCTGGGAGGGCTTGGTCTTCATCTCGCCCGCCGCCTTGATATACGGGACCAGCGTCAGATGGATAAACAACCCATTCTGGCGTCCGATCTCATGGCGGAACTGGCGGATGGCCTCCAGGAACGGCAAGGACTCGATATCCCCGGCCGTGCCGCCGATTTCCGTAATCGCGATATCCACATCCTCCGCATCCAGTGAGCGGATCGCCGCCTTGATTTCATCGGTGATGTGAGGGATCACCTGGACGGTCTTCCCCAGATAGCCCCCCTCCCGCTCGCGGCGGATCACCGATTGATAAATGCTGCCGGACGTGTAATTGCTGTTCCGGTTGCAAATCACTTCGCCAAACCGTTCATAATGACCGAGGTCGAGATCGGTCTCAGCGCCATCCACGGTCACATAGACTTCGCCATGCTGATACGGGGACATGGTGCCGGGGTCCACGTTCAGGTAGGGGTCAAGCTTCTGCATCTTGACCCGGTAGCCACGGCGTTTAAGCAGAAGCGCCAGCGCGGCGGCGGTCAGTCCTTTTCCAAGCGACGACACCACGCCGCCAGTAACAAAAATATGCCGGGTAGGTCCATTTCGTGTAGCCATAATCCACTCTTTCAGCGATGCCCTTTTGATTCCAGATTGAGCAACATATTGTT encodes:
- a CDS encoding CTP synthase gives rise to the protein MATRNGPTRHIFVTGGVVSSLGKGLTAAALALLLKRRGYRVKMQKLDPYLNVDPGTMSPYQHGEVYVTVDGAETDLDLGHYERFGEVICNRNSNYTSGSIYQSVIRREREGGYLGKTVQVIPHITDEIKAAIRSLDAEDVDIAITEIGGTAGDIESLPFLEAIRQFRHEIGRQNGLFIHLTLVPYIKAAGEMKTKPSQQSVGILRTIGIIPDILICRCEHPMNDEHKAKLALFCDVDLNKVIEEKDVEHSIYEVPIELARQDVDVYILELLGMHVNRLNLDDWRDMVAKLIEPANGVLEIAVVGKYISLKDAYKSIYESLAHGGIASNVKVEVRMVESEDIEASGAEALLKGVAGILVPGGFGDRGIEGKIKAIEYARTQNIPFFGICLGMQCATIEYARNVCGLKNANSTEFNPETAHPVIDMMVEQKKVTEKGGTMRLGAYPCSVKAGTKAWQAYGRADIMERHRHRYEFNNKYIDQMAKQGFVISGMCPGRDLVEIIELKTHPWFVACQFHPEFQSTPTNPHPLFRDFVAAALTLRGKSECRKSKKV
- the carB gene encoding carbamoyl-phosphate synthase large subunit: MPKRTDIKKIMLIGSGPIIIGQACEFDYSGVQACKSLKEEGYEVVLVNSNPATIMTDPEFADRTYIEPLTVPILEEIIRRERPDALLPTLGGQTALNLGIQLHDQGILKRYGVEMIGAKAEVIRKAEDRALFKAAMQKIGLDLPQSGSAHSMDEAWAVQKEIGRYPVVIRPGFTMGGTGGGIARNAEEFVEIVNRGLFYSPTTEVLVEESIEGWKEFELEVMRDHKDNVVIICSIENLDPMGVHTGDSITVAPAQTLTDREYQIMRDGSIAVMREIGVDTGGSNVQWALNPANGRMIIIEMNPRVSRSSALASKATGFPIAKIAAKLAVGYTLDELRNDITRETPACFEPSIDYVVTKMPRFAFEKFPGVNSTLGTQMKSVGEAMSIGKTFKQSFQKACRSLEIGRAGFGADGKGAAFEAMTDEVMSAELIRPNAMRIFVVHAAFTRGWTVEKIQKLTGIDPWFLRHLEELVAYEGEIKSAKTLAGLQKDPALFRQIKEMGYSDRQIAFLLGCKEGDVRIARKAQKLLPVYSLVDTCAAEFTAFTPYFYSTYGEVDESRPSDKKKVMILGGGPNRIGQGIEFDYCCVHAAFALHEAGFETIMVNSNPETVSTDYDTSDRLYFEPLTLEDVLNIYERENCWGAIVQFGGQTPLNLAKDLEANGVNIIGTKPSSIEVAEDRDLFAAMLRKLKLKQPENGMATTVEQAEVIAERIGFPVLMRPSFVLGGRAMVIVYNVEMLRKYMAEAAEVSATRPVLVDRYLENAVEVDVDCLSDGDTSVIGAIMEHVELAGIHSGDSACTIPAPTLTDAVKDEIRRCTLLMAKELKVCGLMNVQYAIKDGHVYVLEVNPRASRTVPFVSKAIGVALAKVASLAMAGFKLKDMGFTKEIIPRHFSVKEAVFPFARFPGVDVILTPEMKSTGEVMGIDSTGGMAFLKSQLAAGNPMPAQGNVFLSIRDEDKEALLPLARRLVDLGFTIYATAGTSTLLRQNDIKSLALFRIADGRPNVVDLIEEKQVSWIVNTPTSGPVARIDEVKMRSHAVIRGIPITTTIHGFRAALAGIEAMRDAKRMEVCSIQEFHRHAPKIKYPNLGGTGKAPRRKTA